The genome window CTGGCCCGTACCGCTGACGTACGCCAGCACACGGGAATCGGCGCTCGCGCTGAATCTGCGGCCAGGCCACAGGAAGGTCTGAGCCTCGCCTAGCACCTGTACCGCTTCCGTCGAGACCTTCACGCGCAATAGGCGCGTCCGCGCAGCCTCGAAGCTCTGGAATAGCAGATGCTCAGAATCCGAATCCCATTCTGCGCCCCAGTCTCCCGTCCAGAGCGAGCCCGGGTAGTCGTCCAGCAGATAGCGCGGCCGACCGCCGGCGGCGGGAACCAAAGCCACCCGGATGGAAATGTTGGCGGGAGATGGGGTCGAGAAAGCGATGGTGTGTCCATCCGGCGACCAGCGGACTATCTGTTCCGAATAGGCAATCGCTTCGCTCAGGGTGCGCGCCACTTGGCCCCCCTGCCTTCGGATCACAACCAGTCTGGAGGGCTGATAGTGGACGTCTTCCATGCGAGGCGTCTTTGCGGTCACGATTGCGATCTCCTCTCCACCGGGCGACCAGTCAAAATCGCTGATCTCGAGACGCTGTGGTGATACCGGTTCGGCATGACCGTCGACCAAACGCACGACGTACAGTCGCGAGTACCTGTAATTATGGTCAGCGTACCGTGCATCGTCGCCATCCTTTGATTTTTTCACCTCTTCTTCGGAGGGAGCTTCGCGCAGCGTAAAGGCGATCATCGAGCCGTCTGGTGACCAGCGAAATCGCAGTACCTCTCCCCGGAGCGCGGTGACCGGCTCGGCCTCACCACCGTCCAGACGCAGCAGCCAGAGCTGGGCCCCGGCTCCGCTCAGTGCCCCCTGTGGACACGGGCGATCGGAGAGGAAGGCGAGCCGCCTGCCTTCTGGGGACCAGCGAGGCGTGGTGTCGTTGGCTAGATGCGACGTCAACCTGCGAGCCGGTGCGTTGCCGTCGGTTGGGACGATCCAGATATCGGCCTTGGGGAGCGGATCAGGGCGTGCCGAATCGACCGCCTCACGTACCACGAAGGCGATCCGCAAGCCGTCTGGTGAGACTTGGGCGTCGCTGACCTCGCGGATGGCGACCAGATCCTCGGGGGTTACAGAGCGCTTCGCCTCGCTGATGGTGTCCGAAGACGCTGATGTAAAGCCTGCTTCCAAAGTTCTTTGGCGTATGTGTGTGCAAAAATTGCGCGATCGATTGGAGACATTCTGAACATTTCGGTTTTCGTAGTTCCCCGCCTGGTCTGTTTGTCCGTTTGCGAAAAGGGTGGCGAAAAGTGAAAAAACCACGATGAAGAATTGGAGTAATTTCACTGTCTGTCCTCCTGTCCTCTTCTAGACTATCTGAAGCGGGGTTGATGGTATTGGACAAAGAAGATTGCTTGGACAAAAAGCACAATCGGTGTTCGACCGCAGGAGCTACCACTTACGAACAAAGAGTGCGATATTGCGCCGGCGTCAGTCCTGTCATGCGCTTGAAGACTCTACAAAAATGGCTTTGATCATAGAAACCGACATCAGCGGCGATCTTAGCCAGAGATGGGTTGATGCGCGAAGAGAGAAGTTCGCAGGCAGCTTGAATGCGACGCTTCCGTAAATAAGCGCCTATCGAGTGGCCGTAAACTTTCCGAAACGATCGCGAGAGCCGCGTAGAGTTTACACCAGATCGGCGCGACAGTTCCTCGAGTTTGAGCGGACTTGCATAATTTGAATCAATGATCTCTTTTGTCATAACAAGCCATGGCTGAAGCGTCGATGTCTTCATGCAGAAGGTCTCTCGAGAAACTTGTCCAAGCATCTCAAGAATGATCCCCTCTATGATTAACGGATGGGTTTTCCCTCCGTATCGTAATTCCTGTACTAGATTCGCGGCAAGCCAGGACAGACGACCACCGCGAAAAATAATCGATTCTCCAGTTTTTTGTAGAAGCTCAGCGAGGCAATGTGCCCATTGTTCACCAACTTCCACATGCAAGACGCGAGCTCCCCTGGAAGAAATCCGGTGGGAGTGTTCTTCGCTGGAAGGATGAAATCCAACCGTCCATGGGTTCCATTTAATGTTTTTGCGCCCATAAGTATCGACGAATGCACCTTTCAACAGTATCCCAATGGAAACGCAGGAATGAGAGTGAAGGGGTATCACCAAATCCGGAGGATAAAAGTATTCGATCAATCGAAATCCGGTAAGCTGTCTATCGTCCAAGGTTTCTCGTTTATTATCGCATCCTGAACTCATATTTTGGCAGGATAAACTGATAAGAATGATTATATCCTTTCATTTTCCAACAGACAGAATAAATGTTCTCTCTGTGTTTTGCATAACCTCGGAGATGGATCGTTCGCTGACCAAATACATTTTTCCTCTGAGAATTCTGATGCAGGTAGCTTTTCTATGGTTTGTTTGTTTGCCAACCCGGGAAAACGGCTGCTCGATCCCACCAGGTACTTTCGGGAAAATCAGTCGAAAGCTGTTTCCAATGTTCCTTTAAGATTTCGCGATTCCTTCCAGCTATTCGGTATGCTGCGATTCCCTTCCAAAATAACGCTTCAGGAGTAACCGTCAAATTCTTTGTTGAGCAGTTGCGTCACCCGTTCGTTCGGATACGTCACGGCATCCATTTTCCCGCAACCCAGTCAACCGGGAACGTAGAAATCGATAAAAAGCGCCTTTTGTTTTTCTTGCGCCTTTCTTTGCGCTTCTTCAATGTTGGAACACCATAAGATGTCCGGCATGTTTGCTCCTTCTTTCTGAAC of bacterium contains these proteins:
- a CDS encoding S9 family peptidase — encoded protein: MKLLQFFIVVFSLFATLFANGQTDQAGNYENRNVQNVSNRSRNFCTHIRQRTLEAGFTSASSDTISEAKRSVTPEDLVAIREVSDAQVSPDGLRIAFVVREAVDSARPDPLPKADIWIVPTDGNAPARRLTSHLANDTTPRWSPEGRRLAFLSDRPCPQGALSGAGAQLWLLRLDGGEAEPVTALRGEVLRFRWSPDGSMIAFTLREAPSEEEVKKSKDGDDARYADHNYRYSRLYVVRLVDGHAEPVSPQRLEISDFDWSPGGEEIAIVTAKTPRMEDVHYQPSRLVVIRRQGGQVARTLSEAIAYSEQIVRWSPDGHTIAFSTPSPANISIRVALVPAAGGRPRYLLDDYPGSLWTGDWGAEWDSDSEHLLFQSFEAARTRLLRVKVSTEAVQVLGEAQTFLWPGRRFSASADSRVLAYVSGTGQSPDDVWVLRIGEPGRRLTSLHPQAASWRLGESEEISWKSSQDGRIIHGVLITPPGFRKGNPQPTVVQVHGGPEWAWWAGWHGSAWEWGQLLASHGFVVLLPNPRGSSGQGWRFAEANRDDWGGGDFTDIMDGLDHLIDQKIADPHRLGIGGGSYGGYMTAWAVTQTNRFKAAVMSAGLSNLASSNGSGTFTPSFFSPYFLGTHIDRPDAYWNRSPLAHVKNCRTPTLVLHGEADDLAPVGQGWEFYHALRLVGTETEMVVYPREPHGISERAHQVDVLQRVLDWFERHLGPGPEPALNVSPLGFGPG
- a CDS encoding AraC family transcriptional regulator; the encoded protein is MDDRQLTGFRLIEYFYPPDLVIPLHSHSCVSIGILLKGAFVDTYGRKNIKWNPWTVGFHPSSEEHSHRISSRGARVLHVEVGEQWAHCLAELLQKTGESIIFRGGRLSWLAANLVQELRYGGKTHPLIIEGIILEMLGQVSRETFCMKTSTLQPWLVMTKEIIDSNYASPLKLEELSRRSGVNSTRLSRSFRKVYGHSIGAYLRKRRIQAACELLSSRINPSLAKIAADVGFYDQSHFCRVFKRMTGLTPAQYRTLCS